A stretch of the Sulfolobales archaeon genome encodes the following:
- a CDS encoding Lrp/AsnC ligand binding domain-containing protein: protein MAEAFVLINTEVGGESDVLKALMEVEGVEEAYVVYGVYDVVAKIRAPDIESLKTIVTTSIRKLPKVKSTLTMVVVEGKRLEKS, encoded by the coding sequence ATGGCAGAGGCATTTGTGCTTATAAACACAGAAGTTGGTGGAGAAAGCGATGTTTTAAAAGCCTTAATGGAGGTCGAGGGGGTTGAAGAAGCATATGTAGTCTATGGAGTATATGATGTAGTAGCAAAGATAAGAGCTCCCGATATAGAGTCTCTTAAAACAATCGTCACAACAAGTATTAGGAAGCTGCCTAAGGTCAAATCAACACTTACAATGGTAGTTGTAGAAGGTAAGAGGCTGGAGAAGAGCTAG
- a CDS encoding metal-dependent transcriptional regulator, translated as MEKTAYDQLYNVIRRGHNRKDRKSSAVEEYLETIHELEKIMGWVRIKDLSKILNVKPSSVTKTIKKLHSEGLVIYERYRGVRLSASGIEAVHKLGRKHKILAELLKEAGLEEIEAQAEAERLEHIIPDNLIERLERLLKKYREIMSICRENRVQG; from the coding sequence TTGGAGAAAACAGCATATGATCAGCTTTACAATGTGATTAGAAGAGGTCATAATAGGAAGGATAGAAAAAGCTCAGCGGTTGAGGAGTACCTCGAGACGATCCACGAGCTTGAGAAGATAATGGGATGGGTCAGAATAAAGGATCTATCGAAGATATTGAATGTGAAACCAAGCAGCGTTACCAAAACAATAAAAAAGCTACACTCAGAAGGCCTAGTTATATATGAAAGATACAGAGGTGTTAGACTTAGCGCATCAGGCATCGAAGCTGTGCACAAGCTTGGAAGAAAACACAAGATCCTAGCGGAGCTCTTAAAAGAAGCAGGCTTAGAAGAGATCGAGGCCCAGGCGGAGGCTGAAAGGCTAGAGCATATCATACCGGATAACCTCATAGAGCGTCTAGAAAGACTTCTCAAGAAATATAGAGAAATAATGAGCATATGTAGAGAAAACCGTGTACAAGGATAA
- a CDS encoding DUF151 domain-containing protein: protein MTDELLKVVDVDAYVSYAEGFNPYTVLQCTLEDGRLFNLYLVPIEIVLAMNKLKGHGIENNRETLFELLTIFSELEVLRNRIEKVVVDEVSEETHLYTAKVYIKGSGFTFVKRMIPSHAIFLAYLIGSPIYVSKDLVDRQEANEKSLEEDV, encoded by the coding sequence TTGACGGATGAGCTATTAAAGGTGGTTGATGTAGATGCATATGTAAGCTATGCTGAGGGCTTCAACCCATATACGGTTCTTCAATGCACTCTAGAGGATGGCAGGCTCTTCAACCTCTATCTAGTTCCGATAGAGATTGTACTTGCTATGAATAAGTTAAAGGGGCATGGGATAGAGAATAATAGAGAGACGCTTTTCGAACTTCTCACAATATTCAGTGAGCTGGAGGTCTTGAGGAATAGGATAGAGAAGGTTGTTGTTGACGAGGTAAGTGAAGAGACGCATCTCTATACAGCTAAGGTATATATAAAGGGATCTGGATTCACATTTGTAAAGAGAATGATACCTAGCCACGCAATATTTCTAGCATATTTAATAGGAAGCCCTATATATGTTTCCAAAGATCTAGTGGACAGGCAGGAGGCAAATGAGAAAAGCTTGGAGGAAGATGTTTAG
- a CDS encoding TIM barrel protein, translating to MPRLGFSVWREDAKRISELVSKLIEAGYDHVEVSIESPMDLEDPGLSLIINTIRGAGLSIGFHAPWKEIYIASPVEEIRSAAVDVIAKVLRTILRFEPEYFVLHGSSEQNICSKNEDLCLAQLGKSMESLLKIYGNIYIETIQGICCGKISQILKLMEIYRELRACLDLAHIAVENMVKGKNKWPSRIADALNEIPESVGKRSPLIHLHGLKGGDKRVRTHYDFSYTPLGAEDIARAARLWGVKYIVFEVFYRSAGDPIEPSDLYEEIKKMRGWLSLLGGST from the coding sequence ATGCCCAGGCTGGGTTTTTCTGTTTGGAGAGAGGATGCTAAGAGGATCTCGGAGCTGGTTTCTAAACTCATAGAAGCTGGCTATGATCATGTTGAAGTGAGTATCGAAAGCCCAATGGATCTAGAGGATCCTGGGTTATCTCTCATAATAAACACTATCAGGGGTGCAGGTCTCAGCATAGGCTTCCATGCCCCGTGGAAGGAAATATATATAGCATCTCCTGTGGAGGAGATAAGATCTGCTGCCGTTGATGTCATAGCTAAGGTTTTAAGGACTATCCTTAGATTCGAGCCTGAATATTTTGTCCTACACGGCTCTAGCGAGCAGAATATCTGCTCCAAAAACGAAGATCTATGTCTAGCTCAGTTAGGGAAATCCATGGAATCCCTTTTAAAGATATATGGGAACATATATATAGAGACGATTCAAGGTATATGTTGTGGGAAGATCTCGCAGATCTTAAAGCTTATGGAAATATATAGAGAGCTTAGAGCCTGTCTAGACCTAGCACATATAGCTGTGGAAAACATGGTTAAGGGTAAGAATAAATGGCCATCAAGGATAGCTGATGCTCTAAACGAGATCCCAGAATCCGTGGGCAAAAGATCACCATTGATCCATTTACATGGCCTGAAGGGCGGAGATAAGAGGGTGAGGACGCACTATGACTTCTCCTACACGCCTCTAGGGGCTGAGGATATTGCTAGGGCTGCTAGGTTATGGGGTGTTAAATATATAGTTTTCGAGGTATTCTATAGATCAGCAGGCGATCCTATAGAACCATCAGATCTATATGAAGAGATTAAAAAAATGCGAGGATGGCTCTCACTACTAGGAGGCTCAACTTAA
- a CDS encoding ATP-binding cassette domain-containing protein translates to MGYAIEIEDLWFRYPLSEDWVLRGVNINIREGEFVAIMGPSGCGKSTLLYILAGIIPNMIKGEIKGSVRVLGREILNLRPEDIVRNVGFVFQNPDSQLLMPTVLEEVIMGLENLGLPREEILARAWDVIRYVGLEGKARQSPRSLSAGEKQILAIASVLALKPRILILDEPTSMLDHIGTARVLGLIERLKREARITVIVVEHRIEWAVEVADKIAIMNNGRIEAFGDPREVFGDPDLVRRTGIRPPMISEVFYRLAEEGLEIHRIPVTVSEGIDAIKRILGDHLGYTNRS, encoded by the coding sequence TTGGGCTATGCAATAGAGATTGAGGATCTATGGTTCAGATACCCACTCTCAGAGGATTGGGTCTTGAGAGGTGTAAACATCAATATCAGAGAGGGTGAATTTGTAGCGATAATGGGGCCTTCTGGATGTGGTAAATCAACGCTCCTCTATATATTAGCAGGAATTATACCAAATATGATTAAAGGAGAGATAAAGGGATCTGTAAGGGTGCTTGGGAGAGAAATCCTGAACTTACGTCCTGAGGATATTGTGAGAAATGTTGGCTTCGTCTTTCAAAACCCAGATTCCCAGCTTCTAATGCCCACAGTGCTCGAGGAGGTAATTATGGGTCTAGAGAATCTAGGTCTTCCGAGGGAAGAGATCCTTGCGAGGGCTTGGGATGTGATCAGATATGTTGGATTAGAGGGGAAGGCTAGACAATCTCCAAGATCTCTATCAGCTGGTGAAAAACAGATCCTTGCCATAGCATCTGTACTTGCTCTAAAGCCCAGAATCCTGATCCTCGATGAGCCAACATCAATGCTGGATCACATAGGCACTGCTAGAGTCTTAGGCCTAATAGAGAGGCTTAAGAGGGAAGCAAGGATCACGGTGATCGTTGTCGAGCATAGAATAGAATGGGCTGTTGAGGTTGCTGATAAGATTGCTATAATGAATAATGGTAGAATAGAAGCGTTCGGAGATCCTAGAGAAGTCTTCGGAGATCCTGATCTCGTGAGAAGGACAGGTATTAGACCTCCCATGATTAGCGAGGTCTTCTATAGACTAGCCGAGGAGGGCTTAGAGATCCACAGAATCCCCGTAACCGTTAGTGAAGGTATAGATGCTATTAAGAGAATCCTTGGTGATCATCTTGGATATACTAATAGAAGCTAA
- a CDS encoding glycogen/starch/alpha-glucan phosphorylase codes for MAILSITMEIALEEVPIYAGGLGVLEGDKFYAMARKGLEYYVITLFHRNGYVEYEYRDGSFIEKDQEPVISQIEGKLKKEKELAVTTKLYGEIRVEPLVYEMGKAKAIYLKPVYPDNIAYIARRLYIEDSPEQAITKYIVLARSSAQYIRERIGVDKIEYIDLQESNASLAALALKEIRDRVRLVIHTPGPWGHPMIPGEIVGKEFEVDVGSGLKRLTDIVLDHVERGYAVSRKHLETLSRIFPQHYWKLSYVRNGVDLDRWSHKEIKSLASKGLRNIGLYEFKRARDSAREDLISLLRSKKPGVRVGRAIVAWARRITRYKRPYLVERLIGELGRELDVTFVLAGKAHPRDGDGREMMMRFRKLHEEMDNVVYIYDYGLEEARTILSGADLLLFTPFPGWEACGTSYMKAGINGVPTLSSRDGGVLETIIDRYNGWLFGLEVTQFINIYEDTASVSKIDEEDYRDLRKKLIEILSIIEKDLDIYLEISLNALKSFRISSDIYRALEEYGYIRGARAS; via the coding sequence ATGGCTATTTTAAGCATCACCATGGAGATCGCTTTAGAAGAAGTTCCAATATATGCAGGCGGTCTAGGCGTTCTAGAGGGGGATAAGTTCTACGCAATGGCTAGGAAGGGGCTAGAGTACTATGTGATTACATTATTTCATAGGAATGGCTATGTTGAATATGAATATAGAGATGGCTCTTTCATCGAGAAGGATCAAGAGCCTGTGATATCCCAGATCGAGGGTAAGCTTAAAAAGGAGAAAGAGCTGGCAGTTACCACAAAACTATATGGAGAGATAAGGGTCGAACCACTTGTCTATGAGATGGGGAAGGCTAAGGCGATCTATTTAAAGCCTGTGTATCCTGATAATATAGCATATATAGCTAGAAGGCTATATATAGAGGATTCGCCGGAGCAGGCTATAACTAAATATATAGTCCTCGCTAGATCCTCCGCCCAATATATAAGGGAGAGGATAGGTGTTGATAAAATAGAGTATATAGATCTTCAGGAGAGCAATGCCTCCCTAGCCGCTCTAGCTTTAAAAGAGATTAGAGATCGGGTGAGGCTTGTGATCCATACCCCAGGGCCTTGGGGCCATCCTATGATCCCCGGTGAGATTGTTGGAAAGGAGTTTGAAGTAGATGTTGGGAGCGGGCTTAAGAGGCTAACAGATATAGTTCTAGACCATGTTGAGAGAGGATATGCTGTATCTAGAAAACATCTCGAGACACTCTCAAGAATCTTTCCCCAGCACTATTGGAAGCTGAGCTATGTTAGAAACGGTGTTGATCTTGATAGGTGGAGCCATAAGGAGATAAAATCACTGGCATCCAAGGGTTTAAGGAATATAGGGTTATATGAGTTTAAAAGGGCCAGAGATAGTGCTAGGGAGGATCTAATATCTCTTTTAAGATCTAAGAAGCCTGGGGTCAGAGTTGGAAGAGCTATAGTAGCCTGGGCTAGAAGGATTACTAGGTATAAGAGACCCTATCTTGTTGAGAGGCTTATAGGGGAACTGGGTAGGGAGTTAGATGTAACATTCGTCCTAGCTGGCAAGGCTCATCCACGGGATGGAGATGGTAGGGAGATGATGATGCGATTTAGAAAGCTTCATGAGGAGATGGATAACGTTGTATATATATATGATTATGGCTTAGAAGAGGCAAGAACAATACTAAGCGGTGCAGATCTACTGCTATTCACACCATTTCCAGGGTGGGAGGCCTGTGGTACGAGCTATATGAAGGCTGGGATCAACGGAGTCCCAACTCTATCCTCAAGGGATGGTGGTGTGCTAGAAACAATAATAGATAGATACAATGGATGGTTATTCGGCTTGGAGGTTACACAGTTTATAAATATATATGAAGATACCGCAAGCGTATCTAAAATAGATGAAGAGGACTATAGAGATCTTAGGAAAAAGCTTATAGAGATCCTGAGCATTATAGAGAAGGATTTAGATATATATTTAGAAATATCTCTTAATGCTTTAAAAAGCTTCAGAATATCCTCAGACATATATAGAGCTCTAGAGGAATATGGCTATATTAGGGGAGCCCGGGCTTCATAG
- a CDS encoding 30S ribosomal protein S12: MPGKKAPSGLYAARKLERKRLKFRWSQRDFRVRMLRLKEKYDPLEGAPMARGIVLEKVGIESRQPNSALRKCVRVQLVKNGKVVTAFVPKDGGITFIDEHDEVIIAGIGGTRGKSMGDLPGVKYKVIMVNGVSLDALLKGKKQKPTR; encoded by the coding sequence ATGCCTGGTAAGAAGGCACCTTCAGGGCTATACGCTGCTAGAAAGCTGGAAAGAAAGAGGCTTAAGTTTAGATGGAGTCAGAGGGACTTCAGAGTTAGAATGCTAAGACTTAAAGAGAAATACGATCCTCTTGAGGGGGCTCCAATGGCTAGGGGTATAGTACTTGAAAAGGTTGGTATCGAATCCAGACAGCCTAATTCAGCCCTGAGGAAATGTGTTAGGGTGCAGTTGGTTAAAAACGGTAAGGTTGTAACAGCATTCGTTCCAAAGGATGGGGGTATCACGTTTATAGATGAGCATGACGAGGTAATTATAGCTGGGATCGGTGGCACCAGGGGTAAATCCATGGGAGATCTTCCAGGTGTTAAGTATAAAGTTATAATGGTTAATGGGGTTTCCTTAGACGCCCTTTTAAAGGGTAAAAAGCAGAAGCCCACAAGATAA
- a CDS encoding ABC transporter ATP-binding protein, giving the protein MDILIEAKNLWYRYSQGSEWALKDVSLNISRGEFIGLIGESGAGKTTLAKHLNGLLKPHRGFVKVLGMDTRRTPTSKIARHVGYVFQNPDSQIFAATIYDEIASGLKKLGYSKEEIDERIEYALKAVDLRKPLTLSPHILSFGERHRLAIATVLALKPDVIILDEPFAGIDYRRSLQMLQILRKLVMEGHSIILIAHDLQLIGEVADRVVVMKHGSIVRDGDVEEILGDIGFLEENGYMPLQVTVVGVRTGLGRYIRVEDMARDLSRRIKSRAEQHRSL; this is encoded by the coding sequence TTGGATATACTAATAGAAGCTAAAAACCTGTGGTATAGATATAGCCAAGGAAGTGAGTGGGCTCTAAAAGACGTTAGCCTAAATATATCGAGAGGAGAGTTTATAGGATTAATAGGAGAAAGCGGGGCTGGAAAAACAACACTTGCGAAGCATTTAAACGGCCTTCTAAAGCCCCATAGAGGCTTTGTAAAAGTCCTTGGAATGGATACTAGGAGAACTCCTACATCAAAGATAGCTAGGCATGTCGGATATGTCTTCCAAAACCCAGATTCACAGATATTTGCAGCAACAATATATGATGAAATAGCATCTGGACTTAAAAAGCTAGGCTATAGTAAGGAGGAGATTGATGAAAGAATCGAATATGCCTTAAAGGCAGTAGATCTTAGGAAACCGCTAACACTCTCTCCACATATTCTAAGCTTTGGCGAGAGGCACAGACTAGCAATAGCAACAGTGCTGGCTCTCAAGCCAGACGTAATTATCTTGGATGAGCCCTTTGCAGGAATAGATTATAGAAGATCTCTTCAGATGCTCCAAATACTTAGAAAGCTAGTAATGGAGGGCCACTCAATAATTCTAATAGCACATGATCTACAATTGATAGGTGAGGTAGCTGATAGAGTAGTTGTTATGAAACATGGATCTATAGTGAGAGATGGAGACGTAGAAGAGATACTAGGTGATATAGGCTTCCTAGAGGAGAATGGATACATGCCGCTTCAAGTAACTGTAGTAGGGGTTAGAACAGGGCTGGGCAGATATATAAGGGTTGAGGATATGGCTAGAGATCTAAGTAGGAGAATTAAAAGTAGAGCCGAGCAACATAGGAGTTTATAG
- the secY gene encoding preprotein translocase subunit SecY codes for MALTTRRLNLKVSKDIVGGKELGVLDALASIGEYIPGVPKPAVKPSLGIRFLYTFLAVAIYVLMASTPIYGIQHTAGAAAALPTIVQIVFASSQGTLAQLGIGPIVTAGLIMQILVGSKLIDLDLSKPEGRRTFTLAQKSLSLIIAGVEAGGFVIVGSNFWELTGPNPVFDVAASPLIRFVVWLQLVSATLIVILLDEMLQKGWGIGSGISLFILTGTAGVIVNDLFSPFPVSTGSQEPLGFIPYITYSLMGGSLTIENLFVRYNPNLGYLPALMGLLSFIIMAVVLIYLQRMKVYIPVTTQRLRGLKTRVPLQFLYVTNMPVLLVSILFSDLLIFRAILGGTGASSILDQVLLYLTPPRGYLELIANPTRVAVYTVIFTLLALAFAFMWVEVAGLNPSGQAEKIIQSGLEIPGLRRNPKVLEILLGRYIYPLTLLSTLIVVALVIIADLTLAYGSGVGILLSIGIVEQYYLLIVRERAIEAYPALKKILGE; via the coding sequence ATGGCTCTCACTACTAGGAGGCTCAACTTAAAAGTCTCCAAAGACATTGTAGGTGGGAAGGAGTTGGGCGTTCTAGATGCGTTAGCATCTATAGGGGAGTACATACCTGGTGTGCCTAAGCCTGCTGTGAAGCCTAGCCTGGGAATCAGATTTCTATATACCTTCCTAGCTGTTGCTATATACGTATTAATGGCGTCCACCCCTATCTATGGGATCCAGCATACTGCTGGCGCTGCAGCAGCCCTCCCAACAATCGTGCAGATTGTATTCGCATCTTCCCAAGGCACCCTTGCCCAGCTTGGTATAGGGCCTATAGTTACTGCTGGCCTTATAATGCAGATCCTTGTTGGATCTAAACTCATAGATCTAGATCTCTCAAAACCTGAGGGGAGGAGAACATTCACCCTAGCCCAGAAATCCCTCTCACTAATAATAGCCGGTGTAGAGGCTGGAGGCTTCGTGATAGTCGGATCTAACTTCTGGGAGCTCACAGGGCCTAACCCCGTGTTTGATGTTGCCGCGAGCCCCCTGATAAGATTCGTTGTATGGCTGCAGCTCGTAAGTGCAACGCTTATAGTGATTCTCTTGGATGAGATGCTTCAGAAGGGCTGGGGGATAGGGAGTGGGATATCTCTCTTCATACTAACTGGAACCGCTGGCGTTATAGTTAATGATCTCTTCTCGCCCTTCCCAGTATCAACAGGCTCTCAGGAGCCTCTTGGCTTTATACCATATATAACATATAGCTTGATGGGTGGAAGCCTAACCATCGAGAATCTATTTGTTAGATATAACCCAAATCTGGGGTATCTACCCGCTCTTATGGGGCTTCTATCCTTTATAATAATGGCGGTTGTTCTGATCTATCTACAGAGGATGAAGGTATATATCCCAGTAACTACTCAGAGGCTGAGGGGGCTCAAGACAAGGGTGCCTCTACAGTTCCTCTACGTAACCAACATGCCAGTGCTCCTTGTCTCGATACTATTCTCGGATCTCCTGATCTTCAGGGCGATATTAGGTGGAACAGGTGCTAGCAGTATCTTGGATCAGGTGCTTCTCTACCTAACACCTCCCCGGGGATATCTAGAGCTGATAGCTAACCCAACCAGGGTAGCGGTTTACACCGTGATCTTCACCTTGCTAGCCCTCGCATTTGCCTTTATGTGGGTCGAGGTAGCTGGTCTCAACCCATCTGGGCAGGCTGAGAAGATAATACAGTCGGGGCTAGAGATTCCAGGGCTTAGAAGGAATCCCAAGGTGCTAGAGATCCTCCTTGGAAGATATATCTACCCACTAACCCTTCTAAGCACGCTAATAGTTGTTGCTCTAGTTATAATCGCTGATCTAACACTAGCATATGGCTCTGGTGTTGGGATACTGCTATCGATAGGTATAGTTGAGCAGTATTACCTATTGATAGTAAGAGAGAGAGCTATCGAGGCGTATCCAGCGCTTAAGAAGATACTTGGAGAATAA
- a CDS encoding aldehyde dehydrogenase family protein, producing the protein MSSHKITYVTLLADESIHPKYEETLSTVEKELLGKRYSMYIAGKEVYSDKEFEKRSPIDTSILIGRFQRGSRDHAVEALKAAYEAFKEWGESNWRDRVRIFRKIADIIEARRFELAAAITYEVGKNRLEALAEVHEAIDAIRYYTDLMERENGYIKKMMPGAPGEETWSVARPYGVWVVISPFNFPLMLANGMMLGALLTGNTVVWKPTSEAPLTATLLYKIYMDGGIPPGVLNLVTGPGEEFEDVFVSHRLVAGIAFTGSRDVGMRLYRRFTSEQPYPKPIVLEMGSKNPTIVTAKADLDKAVEGTVRAAFGYGGQKCSATSRLYVDRRIRDEFIAKLVERVKKVVVGDPRRREVFLGPVINRRAVENYRKYIEDAVKAGGKILVGGRVLEEGFYARGFYVEPTVIIGVPEDHYLWKQELFLPILLVSEFDTLEEAIEKANNTEYGLTAGIFTEDESEYELFFRKIEFGVTYANRRGGSTTGAWPGAQTFVGWKASGATGRGVGGPYYLLNYFREQARTIVKEPKR; encoded by the coding sequence TTGAGTAGCCATAAAATAACATATGTAACCCTCTTAGCAGATGAATCGATACATCCTAAGTATGAGGAGACCCTCTCCACCGTTGAGAAGGAGCTTCTGGGTAAGAGATATTCGATGTATATAGCTGGTAAGGAGGTCTATAGTGATAAGGAGTTTGAGAAGAGGAGCCCAATAGATACTAGTATCCTTATTGGGAGGTTCCAGAGGGGTTCTAGGGATCACGCTGTTGAGGCTCTAAAGGCAGCTTATGAAGCCTTCAAGGAGTGGGGAGAGAGTAATTGGAGAGATAGGGTGAGAATCTTTAGGAAGATAGCTGATATAATTGAGGCCAGGAGATTCGAGCTTGCAGCAGCAATAACATATGAGGTTGGTAAAAACAGGCTCGAAGCCCTAGCCGAGGTTCACGAGGCTATAGATGCGATAAGATACTATACCGATCTAATGGAGAGGGAGAATGGATATATAAAGAAGATGATGCCTGGAGCGCCTGGAGAGGAGACCTGGAGCGTTGCTAGACCCTATGGCGTGTGGGTAGTTATATCGCCCTTTAACTTCCCATTAATGCTTGCAAATGGAATGATGCTGGGAGCCCTCCTCACAGGCAACACAGTTGTTTGGAAGCCTACTAGTGAGGCACCTCTAACAGCTACATTACTATATAAAATATATATGGATGGTGGAATCCCACCAGGAGTGCTTAACCTAGTTACAGGCCCTGGTGAGGAGTTCGAGGATGTATTTGTATCCCATAGACTAGTTGCTGGAATAGCATTCACAGGTTCTAGAGATGTTGGTATGAGGCTATATAGGAGATTCACCTCGGAGCAGCCATATCCAAAGCCAATAGTGCTTGAGATGGGGAGTAAGAACCCAACTATAGTTACTGCTAAAGCAGATCTCGATAAAGCTGTTGAAGGTACTGTGAGGGCTGCATTCGGATATGGGGGGCAGAAGTGTAGTGCAACATCAAGGCTATATGTAGATAGAAGGATAAGGGATGAGTTCATAGCGAAACTAGTTGAAAGGGTTAAGAAGGTAGTGGTGGGAGATCCTAGGAGGAGAGAGGTTTTCCTAGGCCCTGTGATAAATAGAAGGGCTGTTGAGAACTACAGAAAATATATAGAGGATGCCGTAAAAGCAGGTGGCAAAATCCTAGTTGGGGGAAGGGTTCTCGAAGAGGGGTTCTATGCGAGGGGATTCTATGTAGAGCCAACTGTAATCATCGGTGTTCCTGAGGATCACTATCTCTGGAAGCAAGAGCTCTTCCTACCAATACTCTTAGTCTCTGAATTCGATACCTTGGAGGAGGCTATTGAGAAGGCTAACAACACAGAATATGGGCTAACAGCAGGGATCTTCACTGAGGATGAGAGCGAATATGAGCTATTCTTCAGAAAGATAGAGTTCGGCGTTACATATGCTAATAGAAGGGGAGGCTCTACAACAGGTGCTTGGCCAGGTGCACAGACATTCGTTGGGTGGAAAGCTAGCGGAGCTACTGGAAGAGGTGTTGGTGGCCCCTACTATCTCCTAAACTACTTTAGAGAACAGGCTAGAACCATAGTTAAAGAGCCTAAGAGATGA
- a CDS encoding exosome complex RNA-binding protein Csl4, protein MASEQWVLPGTMLGVIEEYFPGSNVYELNGKLYSSVIGSPKLDMVRRVVWVEPRSKIQMPTPGSMVYAYVISVRDESSLLRIIASDLRKPYKQGYAGILHISQARQDPSERSLLDIIRIGDLVYAKVLSRNNPYILSLRAPKAGVVLTMCPKCASYMRPKGGKLVCPRCGFEDSRRISPLYITI, encoded by the coding sequence ATGGCAAGTGAGCAATGGGTTCTCCCAGGAACTATGTTAGGCGTTATTGAAGAATATTTTCCTGGGAGTAATGTGTATGAGCTTAATGGAAAGCTATATTCAAGCGTTATTGGCTCTCCAAAGCTTGATATGGTTAGAAGGGTTGTGTGGGTGGAACCTAGAAGCAAGATCCAGATGCCAACACCTGGCTCGATGGTATATGCGTATGTAATAAGTGTTAGAGATGAATCCTCTCTTCTAAGGATCATCGCTTCAGATCTTAGGAAACCATATAAGCAGGGGTATGCGGGCATCCTACATATATCTCAGGCTAGGCAGGATCCTAGTGAGAGGAGTCTTCTAGATATAATAAGAATCGGAGATCTAGTATATGCTAAGGTTTTATCGAGGAATAATCCATATATCTTATCTTTGAGAGCCCCAAAAGCAGGGGTTGTTCTTACAATGTGCCCGAAATGTGCTAGCTATATGAGACCAAAGGGTGGGAAGCTAGTATGCCCAAGATGCGGGTTTGAGGATAGCAGGAGGATCTCACCACTCTATATAACGATATAG
- a CDS encoding GTPase, protein MQSLDAGRYRKVILAIRRDERKYLDEAVSLVKTLGIDSVEPLFVRRPNHRYYIQEEIVKKMISNGEKPDLIVVYDKLKPWQFYNLSKDLGCDVWDLVLLLLKIFEIHAGTKEAKLQIELSHSKHMIPVVKEYIRMTKLGEQVGFMGPGAYGYESLLRALRMKEVRISRELAAIKARRERLVLSRTKKGYPHVAIIGYTCAGKTTLYNRLTGDRKPTGPMPFKTLSPKSGGGDTPCGRIIFTDTIGFIRKMPSELIEVFHAVISEIRYADSLIFVIDALDPPEEMLEKVDTALDLLEKIGVVDKPMVIAFNKIDLLEGIDRRKEIEDLVRGAMESRGFKPHKFSWISASKAINIEELLMVVCTTIGINNINAPSRFYQ, encoded by the coding sequence ATGCAGAGCCTGGATGCGGGTAGATATAGAAAGGTTATTCTAGCTATAAGGAGAGACGAGCGTAAATACCTAGATGAAGCTGTATCACTTGTGAAAACACTGGGTATAGATAGTGTAGAGCCTCTGTTTGTTAGAAGGCCTAATCATAGATACTATATTCAGGAGGAGATTGTTAAGAAGATGATTTCAAATGGAGAGAAACCAGATCTAATAGTGGTTTATGATAAGCTAAAGCCCTGGCAGTTCTATAACTTATCAAAGGATCTTGGATGTGATGTTTGGGATTTAGTGCTCCTCCTCTTAAAGATCTTCGAGATCCACGCTGGTACTAAGGAGGCTAAGCTCCAGATAGAGCTCTCCCACTCAAAGCATATGATCCCGGTTGTTAAGGAGTACATTAGAATGACAAAGCTGGGTGAGCAAGTAGGCTTTATGGGGCCAGGTGCTTATGGGTATGAGAGCCTTTTAAGGGCTTTGAGGATGAAAGAGGTTAGGATCTCTAGGGAGCTCGCAGCTATAAAGGCTAGGAGGGAGAGGCTCGTCCTCTCAAGGACTAAGAAGGGATATCCACATGTAGCTATAATAGGCTACACATGCGCGGGCAAGACAACCCTTTATAACAGGCTAACTGGGGATAGAAAGCCCACAGGGCCCATGCCCTTCAAAACCCTTTCACCTAAGAGCGGGGGTGGAGATACACCATGTGGAAGGATCATATTCACAGATACAATAGGATTTATAAGGAAAATGCCTAGCGAGCTTATAGAGGTATTCCATGCCGTGATCTCTGAGATTAGATATGCAGATTCGCTTATCTTCGTTATAGATGCTTTAGATCCGCCTGAGGAGATGCTGGAAAAGGTAGATACAGCGCTAGATCTTCTAGAAAAGATCGGTGTTGTTGATAAGCCCATGGTTATAGCCTTCAACAAAATAGATCTATTAGAAGGGATAGATAGAAGGAAAGAGATCGAGGATCTAGTTAGAGGAGCTATGGAATCCAGAGGCTTCAAACCCCATAAATTCTCCTGGATCTCAGCATCAAAGGCAATCAACATAGAGGAGCTATTGATGGTAGTATGCACCACAATCGGTATAAATAATATAAATGCTCCCTCTAGGTTTTACCAATGA